GGCGAATAAACCAAAGCTCATCAGGTGGTTACGCGGGGACGAGTTAATTTTGCAGCATGTCCAGTCCAGGAATCTAATTACTGCGAATGAGTACGATATGGTGAACAGTATCCCAGATCCTAGTCAGAAAACTACAAAAATCTTGGATCTGATGTTGGGAAAAGGTGACGGGATTTGTCGGGCCTTCCTGGAAATGTTAAAAGATGATGATGTGAATGAATCCAGCCCAGAGCTCAAGAAATGGATAGCTACAGTAGATACCTCCTCATCCGCCCACTCATCCGCCTGCTCCTCCTCAGGTACAGATTTTGGTAATACTCGGTAACAGCCATGGTTGAATTACAAGGTTTATCAGGTTTTAGGCAAAAATTGTTAGCATACATCAATATGCTGTTGACATAATCTAACTAAGAAGCTCAGACAgcattaaagtttattaaataaGCTATATAGCTACTTACATTAATATACAGTGGCTTCACTGGCTTACACAACTGCAACCTCAGTAAAGATGCGACCAATAATAATAGTGAAGGTAGGCAGATGAGACGAGACATACCCAATTGTCCCAATTGTCACTGAATAATTAGGATACTGGtaacagctttaaaatgaataatgaGTGTGGTGGTGCATCGTACTACTGTACAGCATTGGTCACTAAAATATGACAAGTACATAAAAAGGTCAACCAAagactttttaataatattgtggattgaaggggggggggggttattgtAGTATAGAGTACCCTGCCAACTGTTAAACATGAGGGTGGATCTATTATGCTTTGACAGCCAGTGACAGTGGTACAGGATTTGCATTGgcattaatgtattttaaagatTTGAACTGTTTTTAGATCATTATTACATAAACCATACTTTTCTATTCATGCAACTGAATTGTTCACTCTATACAGTAGCcgaaaaagctttataaaattAAGAGAACAATAGTTTAGGTGCTTACATATGGAACATTGCATATAACACCACAGGCACTTATAAGTATAGTGCAGAGTTAAAATAATCAATATTTTTTCAGTGATCACAGTTTAACCTTTTACATTTACGTTGTGTCTTCGTTTCTCTTTCCTCTATAAACAGTGGCAGTTCCAAACAACACTGGCCAAAGCACAAGTAAGTACCGGACCTCACACTGATGTTATTATACTTAATGTAGTCACAAATACTTTAAGGTAATTAGCCATCCCAATTTAGATGTTTAAAGTtttattcaataataataatacctgtTTGTGAGCATATGTATGAGGGTTACCaaatgaaaactgctgttcTCTCTCCACAGGTACTACAGTGAATATCCAAGCACATGGTGGCAGCAACGTTAATGCTCCTGTAATGTGTAGCAACAACATAAAAACCCTCAACACCAATATAAATATGAATCCAACTTCCCAAACATCGCTGGATGACAAACTGATTAGTGGTAAATAATGCACTTCAATTATATCGAATGTTATGCCGACTTTGTTCATTTACATCTTAAACACCGTAGCAACTTACTCTAGTACAGGGGGTTTCAACCTGGGGGGGTGCAAGTACCTGTCCAGGGGGTGTGACATTACAAGCTTTGAGCTTTGCCTGATCTGACCCtggattttatataaaaaatgtagGATCTGTTATCTGGGTAGGGCACATCACCCTGGTAATTGGCACTGCCAGTCTAAAACTGTCACCAGATCAGTTTCAGCTCACATAGAATCATTACCTGTTAGACCACAGTAGCTTTTATTAACCAAAATATGTTTAGATGGACACTTCATAAGAAAAGAGTGTTTAGAAGTTATTTTGGCTTCCATACtgcaaatgtaaagcatattcAGCAATGCACTGTCATTCAGCAGATTTAGAAATGAAAAGGATGATAGTTTTATATTAAAACTTAATTTAATCAATAACATATTGCAGTATCAGTACCATCAGATAAATCCAAATGCATTCGGTATCAATAAAATGTTATCTTATCTCTTAAACAaccataaaatatatttaaccaTTTTACACGGTATTAGATTGAGCAGTGCTTTTTGAATAGAACCTACAAATTCCAATCAGCTGTTTATCTTTAGCCCAGTTTAGTTAGTATcttttatatttagtaaatgtCATGTTTACTTGTGTTCACTTCTGTATGTACAAGGAATAGCTGTAGCATTTGCATTGTGACTCAAGTAGGAACAGCATCCTAGACCATACAGCCGCGTGCACAAACATAAAAACCCAGATTCACATACTCAGATGTTTACAGTAAGAACTAAATATCTTAATGAAACTATATTGTGTAAATGCGGTAATAAAGTCGGTTCCTCTCTTTCCCTCTTCTACCCACTTTTCCTTTCACAGACAGCGAAGAGTTTTTGAGAAAGAACCAATATAACCTCGTTCAGAGAGTAAAAAATGTGGCCGAAATCGTCGATCAGCTCAACTTCAGGAGAGAGATGATGGCAAACGTGCAGGCCGAGCCAACAGACCAAAAGAAAATGAGAAACGTTTTGGAGTACACCAACAGCAGGACCGCTAGTGATCTTCTGATCGAGGTCTTGATGAAACATGATCCTGATCTGATGAAGGAACTGACCAGCACCTAACAACCTTATTCAGATATTTTTAAACTGTAAATGATACACAGCTCTCGGGTATGAACTGGTACAGATAGAAATGTAAATCATGTCAAATGTCAAGTGCATTattatcacattattattatcggTGCTAATATGTAGATCAGGTACATGGTAAAATTTTACATGGTTTTACTCAGGCATatcaaaatcatttttttactttttaaaattattaatttacttaATAAACTGGGTGAAATTTTGCATGAAAATCTTTTTATACAGATAAATTGTATTTTCTTAATTTtatgaaaaattaaataaatgaataaataaaactcatAATAAATCTTATTTgcctaaaacaaaaacaaaaattagcTATCCTTGtgatatgtgtttgtgtgtttacatacaaaGAAATGGAGGGTGAGGGTGGGGGGGTCACCTTTTACAAATCTGGCTAAAAATGCTGAACAGGAACAGCTGAGGacatggatggcaggagcttcagtcagaAGGTTTAGAGGTTCAGTCATTTTAGAGCATGTAAGGTTTACCTAAATCAAATGTTATGGATCTAAATATTGCTCTATTAACTGGTTACCTATTTGTATAGTGACACAAAACATACAACAATGAATGGTTCATTTCCTAAGCactacacatataaacacaaactgtatatacaatcatgtatgtatgtcCTATGATCCTGGGTTACACACTAAACTGTTGGCTGTATAGAGCGACCTACCGACCGCTTACATTCAAGAGTTTTACTGGCTCATGCACAGTAAACAGTACatgcagttacactgtacatcatttatttacaccaaGTATAAAAACTTTGATATACAGTTAACATAATTAAACTCGAGAACTAAAGATACAGGTAAAAGGCATATACAGAGCTAGATATAACAGGTGGGTTATTCTGTAAGCATTGCTGTTCAGTACTGTGAGAGGAGAACAGCAGTAAAGTTACTAGAGCAATATTGTGCAACATGTGGCGCCACATAGTGCACTGTGCAAACACTAGTATAGATGCACCAACAAGGGTAAGTGTGTGCATGGAGTTGAGTACCATGTGATttaaccaatcagattttaaaTTGTGTGACACGTGTAAGTCCTTATATCAAGTGTAACCCCACCCCAAACCCAGAAAGGAAGTAAACCACCTCATTGTCTGGTGTGAAAATAACATGTCactaaatgtcatttaaataccTACATCATGCTGCTACTCTTCTATtatattctgtgcaatataTAAGTGTTTAACACcaggcattttatttatttattacaccggcACCTCATCACTGCaaattatgtgcaatatttCTTACTTAATgcgtttatattttttacttcacttaacgtgtattttatgtctgtctgtaatGTCTGtgcaatataaatatattatttttttttacttaatgtatATCTTTTTTAAAAACGTAATTTTATAGAAGAGAATAAAGCAATCTGGTTCAGCTGTGCACTCCTAGCTGTATAatctgaatgacaataaagttcactttgactttgactttgatatatcatcactaaatcagaatgtacagcactggggatcaCGGTGCTGATATCTAACAGATAATAGCAGTATGTATACAGTAGTTTTATTGTGGGggaaaaaacattgtgtttagtttttgaaagtgttaattgtttcagtaagatgtttagaaaattgtattgtttccaatgtacttaataaatacaatcatcagtactggggacacaaaagatagacagggttaagggccttgctcaaggacccaacagtggctgcatagcaaagcctggatctgaaccgccaatcttacggttgatagcccaaagctccactaggttaccactgttcctatagctaataaatgcttttataatAAAGGATTCAGTGATTCAGGTTTGAGTAAATGTGTCTGAACCTGTACTGCTCTGGCCCGGGGGTTTCTGTGGTACCAGACCAACAGCCACATTAATGAGGATGAAggaataaatgctgaaaaacaTAAATTCATGCTGTTAACTGGCAATAAAACTAATAGATCATGTGTGTTGTTATGATCAGGGCTTTAAAGTcagaattatttacatttctgttataTTATTTATCTCAGAAACTTAATATTCTCTCAGTTTCACTGTGACTTCCTTCTGTTATGGGGGGGGTTTCAGGTGAACCCGTAGCAGAGGGGAACCCAAACAATAGATGCACAAAAAGGTCAGAACCACAAGTAGGTAATGGGGCTTTTATTGGAATTAACAAAACGAAAGATAATACTAAATGAACCAAACAACGGAGAACACTGGGGAAGCGGCTGGGGCGGTACTGATGGTAGAAGGCGCAGGGTGTCTGAGAGGTGAACAGGGGGAGCCGTGGTGTTCATCCGGGTGTGCAGGAAGGTGTCCCAAGCAGTCCAGGGTCTGGAGGAACACGAAGAGGCAGGTAGGAGTGGAACCAGGACACAAGGAGCGAAGGAGCCAAATCCAGGAGACGATAGGTAAGCCGGGAAGCCAGGTGGTGTGGGGATCGCTGGGCTGCAGACAGCAGAGGAAAAAACAACAAGGTTTAAAGGCTTGAATAGCAACAAGGTACTAAACTCACAGAGTAATGTGTAGTTCAGGAGTCAGACGTCACGGTACCGCGgtggcaagcagacaatctggcgaagAGCAGaggaaaagccggcgtttataTGCAGTGGTTGATGAGGTGGTAAACGAGGCACAGGTGAGTAgagtccgccctccagcgatctattggctggctTCCGCAGCGAACTCCGGGAACAGTACCGCTCCAagccgctagggggagaagggagccAAACAGGAAAAACCAACGCAAACactaacaagaacaaaaacccgACCGGACTAACGGGGAATAAATAAACGCGGATGAAAACAAAACGCCAAAACGGGGAAAAACGAAAGTAAAAAGGTAAGAGCTGGGCGaatcctaacagtacccccccctcaACGGCCGCCTCTAGGCGGCCTACTGGGTCTATCAGGGCGTAGGCGGTGGAATTCTCGGATCAGGTTGGAGTCGAGGATAGCAGATCGGGGGACCCAGGACCGTTCCTCTGGCCCGTAgccctcccaatccaccaagtactgGAGACCTCGGCCACGCCTACGAATGTCCAACAACCGGTGAACCGTGAATGCTGGGTGCCCGTCGACGAGCCGGGAGGGTGGTGGGGGGTCGGACGGAGGGTTCAATGTGGACAAAGCCACTGGTTTAAGCTGGGAGATGTGGAAGGTGGGGTGGATGCGCATGTGGCGAGGGAGTTTCAAGCGCACGGATGTGGGGTTTATGATGTTCTCGATGATGTAGGGACCAATGTAGCGGGGGGAGAGTTTCTTGGATTCAGAGCGCAGGGGGATATTAGTGGTGGACAGCCACACGGCCTGACCAGGAGCATAGGTGGGGCCAGGTCTCCGATGGCGGTCTGCCGAACGCCGGTTGATGTCCCGTGTACGGAGGAGGGCTGCCCGGGTGGTCTTCCAGAGCCTTCGGCACCTACGGAGATGGTGCCCAACCGAGGGAACTGCCACATCAGCCTCTTGCTCGGGGAATAGTGGGGGTTGATAACCTAGGGAGGCCTCAAATGGAGATATGCCTGTGGCGGAAGAAATCAGGGAATTGTGGGCGTACTCGACCCAGGCAAGGTGAGCGCTCCAGCCCCTGGGGTTGCGGGCGGCCATGCATCGTAGGGCGGCCTCCAGGCCCTGATTTGCTCTCTCCGCCTGCccattggactgtgggtggaagccgGACGAGAGACTGACAGTCGCTCCCAAGGCTTTGCAAAAAGTCCTCCACACCTGGGAGGTAAATTGGGGTCCACGGTCTGACACGATGTCTGCAGGGATCCCATGCACACGGAACACCAGATTGATTAGCATCTCGGCCGTTTGGAAGGCTGTAGGAAGCTTGGGCAGGGCCGCAAAATGCACAGCCTTGGAGAACCGGTCCACCATGGTTAAGATTACCCTATTTCCATTAGATTCCGGTAGACCAGTGACGAAATCCAGGGCTATGTGTGACCATGGGCGACTTGGGACCGGAAGTGGGTGTAGAAGCCCCGCAGGAGGTTGGTGGGAGGCCTTATTACGTGCACAGGTGGTACAGGCAGCCACAAACTCCTTAACGTCCGTCTCCATGGATGGCCACCAATAATGTCTTTTTAAGAGCGACAGTGTGCGACCACTTCCAGGATGGCAGGCGATGCGAGATCCATGGGCCCATTGTAGGACGGAAGAGCGAGCTGTGGCTGGGACGAAGAGACGGGTTTGGGGTCCCGTCCTGGGATCTGGCTCCTGTGCCTGGGCCTCGGTGACGACCCGGCGAATGTCCCACGTGAGTAACCCAACGACTCGACTGGGCGGAAGGATAGTTCCAGGGCAGGTTGGGGCTTCTTCTGTGGAGAACTGGCGAGAGAGAGCGTCCGGTTTGACATTACGCGACCCAGGCCGGTAGGTCATCGTGAAGTCAAACCGGCCAAAGAAAAGAGCCCATCTAGCCTGCCGAGAGTTCAGCCTCTTTGCCGCCTGGACGTAAGACAGATTCTTATGATCCGTCCAGACAACAAAGGGCTGAGCggccccctccagccagtgcctccactcctccaAAGCCAGTTTCACAGCCAGCAGCTCACGGTCGCCGACGTCATAGTTGGTCTCGGCTGGGGATAGGCGACGGGAGAAGAAGGCACAGGGGTGCAACCGGTTATCGGGCCCCGCCCGCTGGGATAGGACTGCCCCTATCCCAGTATCAGACGCATCAACCTCCACAATAAACTGCCCGTCGGGGTCCGGTTGAATGAGAATGGGGGCAGATGTAAACAGTGCCTTGAGCCGAGAGAAGGCTTCTTCGGCCTCTGGGGGCCAGGTAAAGGGGATCTTGGTGGAGGTAAGGCGAGTGATGGGTGCCGCGACCTGGCTGTAATTGCGGATAAACCGCCTATAGAAGTTGGCGAACCCGAGGAAACGTTGGAGCTCCTTGCGCGAGGTGGGAGTTGGCCACTCGGTCACCGCACAAATCTTGTGGGGGTCGGCCCTGACCCGGCCACTCTCGAGAATCACCCCCAGGAATTCCACAGTGTCAGCGTGAAACTCACACTTCTCCGTCTTCACGAATAGTCTATTCTCCAAGAGCCGCGAGAGGACTTGGCGGACATGTGCTCCGTGTTCTTCCTGAGACCTGGAAAAGATTAGAATGTCATCtatgtacacaaacacaaaccggTTGAGGTAGTCCCTGAGCACGTCGTTCACCAGCGCTTGAAATACCCCAGGAGCATTGCAcaacccaaatggcatcacaAGGTACTCGAAGTGGCCCAAAGGGGTGTTGAATGCTGTCTTCCACTCATCGCCCTCCCGGATCCGCACCAGATGATAAGCGTTGCGTAGATCGAGCTTGGTGAACACTGTGGCCCCCTGCAGGGGTTCAAAAGCAGAGGAAATCAGGGGCAGAGGGTAACGGTTCTTAATGGTGATTTGATTAAGACCCCTATAATCAATACAAGGCCGCAGGGTCTTGTCCTTTTTCTCCACGAAGAAGAACCCCGCCCCCAGGGGGGAGGACGATGGGCGGATGATCCCGGCGGCGAGGGACTCGGAAATGTAGCTCTCCATCGCACTCCTTTCGGCACGAGAGAGGTTGTACAGCCGACTGGTAGGCAGTGGGGCGCCAGCCAGCAAATCAATGGCGCAATCATAGGGTCGGTGAGGGGGTAGGGACTGGGCACGGTCTTTCCGGAAAACCTCACGGAGGTAATGGTACTCCAGGGGCACGTTGGATAGGTCAGTGGTTACTGCAGGAGGAATGGCGCGAGCCTTGTCCCCAGGCTGTGGAATGGCTGAGACCAAACAGTTGGCATGACAGAAATCGCTCCAAACCACCACTCGTCCTAGGGCCCAGTCGATATGGGGATTGTGGCGCGCCAACCAAGGGTAGCCCAGGACTAGGGGGGTCTGGGGGGCCTTGATAACAGCAAAAGAGAGAGTCTCCCGGTGGTTTCCCGAGAGGACAAGGGTTAAAGGCGTAGTGCGGTGGGTAACCCGGGCAATAATTTGCCCATCCAGGGCGCACGCGGTGACTGGGGGATCCAGGGGTTGTAGGGTGCACCCTGTCTGGGCCGCCAGCCCCTCATCGAGCAGGTTGTCTTCAGCACCcgagtctactaaggcctggaGAGGGACCGAACAACCGTGCCAACAAAGGGTGGCCTGAATGCGGAGGTGGAGTTGCCTGGGTGGTGGGGGTTGCTGAAAGTTGCCCGCTAGTACCCCCACGGCTACTGACGGGCCACCTCTTTTGGCCGAGCAGGGCACGTCCGCAGAATA
The Trichomycterus rosablanca isolate fTriRos1 chromosome 12, fTriRos1.hap1, whole genome shotgun sequence genome window above contains:
- the si:dkey-10c21.1 gene encoding uncharacterized protein si:dkey-10c21.1; translation: MEIIKANKPKLIRWLRGDELILQHVQSRNLITANEYDMVNSIPDPSQKTTKILDLMLGKGDGICRAFLEMLKDDDVNESSPELKKWIATVDTSSSAHSSACSSSVAVPNNTGQSTSTTVNIQAHGGSNVNAPVMCSNNIKTLNTNINMNPTSQTSLDDKLISDSEEFLRKNQYNLVQRVKNVAEIVDQLNFRREMMANVQAEPTDQKKMRNVLEYTNSRTASDLLIEVLMKHDPDLMKELTST